In Melitaea cinxia chromosome Z, ilMelCinx1.1, whole genome shotgun sequence, a single window of DNA contains:
- the LOC123668817 gene encoding dynein axonemal heavy chain 5-like yields the protein MFVCGIRPGSSDEEEEEDVMDILQKRREECERKARRGEMDPRLEFTFQLLIDGTGLPRHAIMDHVFEGNMLDDINQLFLPHMRNKLLWYYQDVEEVEQRPVAEGSKSRQQAQGKQPPPQITLKRKLFLSDGWDVKFTGVCIYMFRINVSKQLPEEGFHKDLFCGILNADKVGLVTAIERVMEYVYMNALAHPSICEEVCNQVNLFDDGQALMANLNDDNELKDMIKNPTTVTNLEERVNEWIKKIMEILSESEQLRREVDSSGPQDELEYWKKRGAQFSQLVSYLQNNEVQLTLTCLQLANSKIIKMWRDTDHKITFCYNEAKDNAKFIQAMEKCCHSLYLDDPVKIKDSILSLLQTVRLIHSVSQFYNTSERISSLMVKITNQMIETCKQYITCRFKETIWSQDRDHVREKLIHCINLNKTYRDTYIFVKNQPFLPNTEQFSFSENYVFGKFDTFCKRLNKIISMFDLMDDYNHLFEKRMEGLLLGEDLEDAMHAFNEAKKAVTSCHYDYLDYRNNEFDKDYQKFEQKTNSLRESIGNTIEVNFASVWETPQGIKFLTRFEKVSQKIQIAKLSEKYDRVLKYSEKEVDKIMKMFKRQKDDPPLPRNYSPVAGRIKWARCLMYNMTETVDSVCAHAVLRSLPAAADMMRKYTATRTLITNYEETMRAVWMNQNLWDVDDSLNNTLLKIDDSGCITVNLDHTIRLLIRESDCLVKMGLELPIVCHSLYAKKNYFTLVNDSLQFLLEDYLRTVRQVKLEVRPLLLPQVVRLSSLLLPGLRTVFWTSEDWKAFVDRANAAINSFDVLVTRVHDIYTNRIIYMLSGMQEVTLITLPEEMPWSMEEFIANVEIGCRTACVELNRKSLMVEEAVEEVLDLVRKAAHQVKPTEVNPDFEFLIADDDTQSASGAASTMNESTASGQQDWSAVWECFESPHRLISVPAGGLSKNMQEMVKNAVNEMRRYYSRKVVDVLIKVTRRALDLIIKHFSQDIEHVGKS from the exons atgtttgtttgCGGAATAAGACCAGGTTCTAGCGatgaagaagaggaagaagatgTTATGGATATTCTACAG AAAAGGCGAGAAGAATGCGAGCGCAAGGCGAGACGAGGGGAAATGGACCCTCGATTAGAGTTCACCTTCCAACTCTTAATAGACGGTACAGGACTCCCTCGACATGCCATAATGGATCACGTGTTCGAAGGAAACATG CTTGATGACATCAATCAGCTGTTTTTACCTCATATGAGGAATAAATTACTGTGGTACTACCAAGATGTTGAGGAAGTGGAGCAGCGCCCTGTGGCCGAAGGATCGAAATCAAGACAGCAAGCGCAAGGAAAACAGCCGCCGCCTCAAATTACGTTGAAAAGGAAATTGTTTCTATCTGATGGTTGGGATGTAAAGTTTACAGgagtttgtatatatatgtttcgAATTAATGTTAGCAAACAACTACCAGAAGAAGGATTTCATAAAGACTT GTTTTGTGGTATTTTAAATGCGGATAAAGTTGGCTTAGTAACAGCTATAGAACGCGTTATGGAATACGTATATATGAATGCTCTGGCACATCCTAGCA tttgtgAAGAAGTCTGCAATCAAGTCAACCTATTTGATGACGGACAAGCTCTAATGGCAAACTTAAACGATGACAATGAACTAAAGGATATGATCAAAAATCCTACAACAGTCACTAATTTAGAAGAAAGAGTTAATGaatggattaaaaaaataatggag ATACTAAGTGAAAGTGAACAGCTGCGTCGAGAAGTTGACTCAAGTGGACCTCAAGATGAACTCGAGTACTGGAAAAAGAGAGGAGCACAATTCTCTCAACTAGTTTCTTACTTGCag aataaTGAAGTTCAATTAACTTTGACCTGTCTTCAATTGgctaattcaaaaataattaagatgTGGCGGGATACGGATCATAAAATAACCTTTTGCTATAACGAAGCCAAAGATAATGCCAAATTCATACAAGCAATGGAGAAATGCTGTCATTCCTTATATTTAGATGATCCTGTTAAAATCAAAGATTCCATACTGAGTTTGTTACAAACAGTCAGATTGATTCATAGTGTTTCACAGTTTTATAATACGTCCGAAAGAATATCATCTTTAATGGTCAAA ATAACAAATCAAATGATCGAAACTTGCAAACAATACATAACGTGCCGCTTCAAAGAAACCATATGGTCACAAGATCGGGATCACGTTAGAGAAAAGTTGATACATTGCATAAATCTGAACAAAACGTATAGAGATACTTACATATTTGTGAAGAACCAACCATTTCTGCCCAATACTGAGCAGTTCAGCTTTTCAGAAAATTATGTGTTTGGTAAATTTGATACATTTTGCAAAagacttaataaaattatttctatgttCGATTTAATGGACGACTACAATCATTTGTTCGAAAAAAGAATGGAAGGCTTACTTTTGGGAGAAG ACTTAGAAGATGCAATGCATGCATTTAACGAGGCTAAGAAAGCGGTGACGTCATGCCATTATGATTATTTAGACTATAGGAATAATGAGTTTGACAAAGACTACCAAAAGTTCGAGCAAAAAACCAACTCTCTTCGGGAGTCCATAGGTAACACCATTGAAGTTAACTTCGCTAGTGTTTGGGAAACGCCACAAGGAATTAAGTTCCTCACAAGATTCGAGAAG GTCAgtcaaaaaattcaaatagcAAAACTTAGTGAAAAATACGACAGAGTACTAAAATACAGTGAAAAGGAAGttgacaaaataatgaaaatgtttaAGAGGCAAAAGGATGACCCTCCTCTGCCCAGAAATTATTCTCCTGTAGCTG GTCGTATTAAATGGGCGCGCTGCCTCATGTACAATATGACTGAGACCGTGGACAGTGTGTGCGCGCACGCTGTACTTCGCTCACTGCCCGCTGCCGCGGACATGATGCGGAAGTACACCGCCACGCGTACCCTCATCACTAACTACGAGGAGACCATGAGGGCCGTTTGGATGAACCAGAAC ttGTGGGACGTCGATGACAGCCTGAACAATACACTCTTAAAGATAGACGACTCTGGCTGTATAACAGTAAACTTAGACCATACAATCAGATTATTAATACGAGAGTCAGATTGTCTCGTTAAAATGGGCTTAGAACTTCCCATCGTGTGCCATTCTCTATACGCAAAGAAAAATTACTTTACTCTTGTTAACGATTCCTTACAA TTTCTTCTTGAAGACTACTTACGAACGGTTCGGCAAGTCAAGTTAGAAGTCCGACCATTGCTTTTGCCTCAAGTGGTTCGTCTGTCATCTCTCTTATTGCCTGGTCTTCGCACTGTCTTTTGGACGAGTGAGGATTGGAAGGCATTCGTTGATCGTGCAAATGCAGCCATTAACAGCTTTGACGTTCTAGTCACGAGAGTCCATGATATATACACTAacagaattatttatatgttgagTGGTATGCAAGAGGTTACGCTGATTACTTTACCAG AAGAAATGCCATGGTCTATGGAGGAGTTTATCGCAAATGTTGAAATTGGATGTCG AACCGCGTGCGTCGAACTCAATCGAAAAAGTCTCATGGTAGAAGAGGCTGTGGAAGAAGTGCTTGATCTTGTTAGAAAAGCCGCGCACCAAGTAAAACCAACAGAGGTTAACCCGGACTTTGAGTTTCTTATTGCTGATG ATGACACGCAATCTGCCAGCGGCGCAGCGTCCACCATGAATGAGTCCACGGCCAGCGGACAACAAGACTGGTCCGCAGTATGGGAGTGTTTTGAAAGCCCTCACCGTTTAATCTCTGTGCCCGCCGGCGGACTTTCCAAGAACATGCAG GAAATGGTTAAGAACGCAGTGAATGAGATGCGCCGCTACTACAGCCGCAAGGTAGTCGATGTTCTCATCAAAGTGACGAGGCGCGCTCTGGATCTCATCATAAAGCATTTCTCGCAAGACATCGAACACGTCGGTAAGTCTTAG